The following coding sequences lie in one Flavobacterium sp. 20NA77.7 genomic window:
- the atpD gene encoding F0F1 ATP synthase subunit beta, with translation MSKVTGKVAQIIGPVVDVVFNTANAELPKIYDSLEITKKDGTKLVLEVQSHIGEDTVRTISMDSTDGLSRGTEVVATGAAIQVPIGQEVFGRLFNVIGDAIDGLGNLPKEGSNGLPIHRPAPKFEDLSTSTEVLFTGIKVIDLIEPYAKGGKIGLFGGAGVGKTVLIQELINNIAKGHGGLSVFAGVGERTREGNDLLREMLESGIIKYGDDFMHSMENGGWDLSKVDKAGMKESKATFVFGQMNEPPGARARVALSGLTIAEYFRDGAGDGQGKDVLFFVDNIFRFTQAGSEVSALLGRMPSAVGYQPTLATEMGAMQERITSTKTGSITSVQAVYVPADDLTDPAPATTFAHLDATTVLSRKIAELGIYPAVDPLDSTSRILAPEILGDDHYNCAQRVKEILQRYKQLQDIIAILGMEELSEEDKLVVSRARRVQRFLSQPFHVAEQFTGIPGVLVDIKDTIKGFNMIMDGELDHLPEAAFNLKGSIQDAIEAGEKMLAEA, from the coding sequence ATGTCTAAAGTTACAGGAAAAGTTGCACAAATTATTGGACCAGTAGTAGATGTAGTGTTTAACACTGCAAATGCAGAGCTTCCAAAAATTTATGATTCATTAGAAATTACTAAAAAAGACGGTACTAAATTAGTATTAGAAGTACAATCTCACATTGGTGAAGATACCGTGCGTACTATCTCAATGGACTCTACTGACGGTTTGTCAAGAGGTACAGAAGTGGTAGCTACAGGAGCGGCAATTCAAGTGCCAATTGGGCAAGAAGTGTTCGGTCGTTTATTTAACGTAATTGGTGATGCAATTGACGGATTAGGTAATTTACCTAAGGAAGGGTCAAATGGTTTGCCAATTCATAGACCAGCGCCAAAATTTGAAGATTTATCAACTTCTACAGAAGTTTTATTTACAGGTATTAAAGTAATCGATTTGATTGAGCCTTATGCAAAAGGAGGAAAAATTGGTTTATTTGGAGGTGCTGGAGTAGGTAAAACGGTATTGATTCAGGAGTTAATTAATAATATTGCAAAAGGTCACGGAGGTTTATCAGTTTTTGCCGGTGTAGGTGAAAGAACACGTGAAGGAAATGACCTTTTAAGAGAAATGTTAGAATCAGGTATTATTAAATATGGTGACGATTTCATGCACTCTATGGAAAATGGAGGATGGGATTTGTCTAAAGTTGATAAAGCAGGAATGAAAGAATCTAAAGCTACTTTCGTTTTTGGACAAATGAATGAACCACCTGGAGCACGTGCACGTGTAGCCTTATCAGGTTTAACTATCGCTGAATATTTCCGTGATGGAGCAGGAGATGGACAAGGTAAAGACGTACTTTTCTTTGTTGATAACATCTTCCGTTTTACACAAGCAGGATCTGAGGTATCTGCGTTATTAGGTCGTATGCCTTCTGCAGTAGGTTACCAACCAACACTTGCAACAGAAATGGGTGCAATGCAAGAACGTATTACGTCAACTAAAACAGGTTCTATTACTTCTGTACAAGCTGTATATGTACCTGCCGATGACTTAACTGACCCTGCACCTGCAACAACGTTTGCTCACTTAGACGCAACAACAGTATTGTCTCGTAAAATTGCTGAATTAGGTATTTATCCTGCAGTAGATCCATTAGATTCTACTTCACGTATTTTAGCTCCAGAAATTTTAGGTGATGACCACTATAACTGTGCACAACGCGTAAAAGAAATTTTACAACGCTACAAACAATTACAAGATATCATTGCTATCTTAGGTATGGAAGAATTATCAGAAGAAGATAAATTAGTTGTATCACGTGCTCGTAGAGTACAACGTTTCTTATCACAACCTTTCCACGTAGCTGAACAGTTTACGGGTATTCCAGGAGTACTTGTTGATATTAAAGATACTATCAAAGGATTTAATATGATTATGGACGGTGAACTAGACCACTTACCTGAAGCAGCATTCAATCTTAAAGGAAGTATCCAAGATGCTATTGAAGCAGGAGAGAAAATGTTAGCAGAAGCTTAA
- a CDS encoding alpha/beta hydrolase, with protein MKLKLILVFAFTTLFAFSQKVEETIESKKLNEKRNFSILLPTSYEKNVGKKYPVLYLLDGEYLLDPFSGILKYGAYWDDLPEMIIVAIHQNYGETRFNDSEYDDNGFPTKTGASFFEFIGSELIPFVEKKYRTLPFRMIAGHDTTAGFLNCYLYKDEPIFNAYISISPEMAPEMEDRLADRLTSLPKRIFYYHTTSTGDLEEIQENTKKVDDVVKNNKKPNLYYQYDILNNTSHYSLVAKAIPNALYFIFEGYQPISKAEFNNKILTLESGYTKYLIDKYTVIEQKFGIQVQPRLSDFKAIEAAILKNKAYAELESLSEYATKQYPKTMLGTYEKALFYEKTGDLSKAIKEYQKGYSQQEIGHLTKNYLLERADALKQSK; from the coding sequence ATGAAACTTAAACTTATCTTAGTTTTTGCATTCACTACGTTATTCGCATTCAGTCAAAAAGTAGAAGAAACTATTGAATCAAAAAAATTAAATGAAAAACGTAATTTTAGTATCTTACTTCCTACATCTTATGAAAAAAATGTGGGTAAAAAATATCCCGTTCTTTATCTTTTAGATGGAGAATATTTACTAGATCCTTTTTCAGGAATTTTAAAATACGGCGCCTATTGGGACGATTTACCCGAAATGATAATCGTTGCTATCCATCAAAATTATGGAGAAACCCGTTTTAACGATAGTGAATATGATGATAATGGATTTCCAACAAAAACAGGAGCCAGCTTTTTTGAATTTATAGGGTCTGAACTTATTCCATTTGTAGAAAAAAAATACCGTACCCTTCCTTTTAGAATGATTGCGGGACACGACACAACGGCGGGATTTTTAAATTGCTATTTGTACAAAGATGAACCGATTTTTAATGCCTATATTAGCATTTCTCCTGAAATGGCGCCTGAAATGGAAGATCGCCTTGCGGACCGATTAACTTCCTTGCCAAAACGCATTTTTTATTATCATACCACATCTACTGGGGATTTAGAAGAAATTCAAGAAAACACAAAAAAAGTAGACGATGTCGTAAAAAACAATAAAAAACCTAATTTATATTACCAATACGATATATTAAACAATACTTCTCATTATTCACTTGTAGCAAAAGCTATTCCAAATGCATTATATTTTATTTTTGAAGGCTATCAACCCATTTCAAAAGCAGAATTCAATAATAAAATTTTAACCCTAGAAAGCGGCTATACAAAATATTTGATAGATAAATACACAGTCATTGAACAAAAATTTGGCATACAAGTACAACCACGACTATCTGATTTTAAAGCAATTGAAGCCGCTATTTTAAAGAATAAAGCTTATGCCGAATTAGAATCTCTTTCTGAGTATGCTACTAAACAATATCCAAAAACTATGTTGGGCACGTATGAAAAAGCCTTGTTTTATGAAAAAACGGGCGACTTAAGCAAGGCTATTAAAGAGTATCAAAAGGGATATTCTCAACAAGAAATTGGGCATTTAACAAAAAACTACTTGTTGGAACGTGCAGACGCGCTAAAACAATCCAAATAA
- the panD gene encoding aspartate 1-decarboxylase encodes MQIQVVKSKIHRVSVTGADLNYIGSITIDEALMEASNIIEGEKVHIVNINNGERLETYAIKGPRNSGEITLNGPAARKVHRGDIIIIISYALLDFEEAKTFKPWLVFPNEKDNSLT; translated from the coding sequence ATGCAAATACAAGTAGTAAAATCTAAAATACACCGTGTGTCGGTGACTGGTGCCGATTTAAATTATATTGGCAGCATTACTATTGACGAAGCTTTGATGGAAGCCTCTAACATAATTGAAGGAGAAAAAGTACATATTGTCAACATAAATAACGGCGAACGTCTAGAAACATATGCTATTAAAGGCCCAAGAAATTCTGGCGAAATTACACTTAATGGTCCAGCTGCGAGAAAGGTGCACAGAGGAGATATAATTATTATTATTTCTTACGCATTACTTGATTTTGAAGAGGCCAAAACATTTAAACCGTGGTTAGTTTTTCCTAACGAAAAAGACAATTCGCTTACTTAA
- a CDS encoding lysylphosphatidylglycerol synthase transmembrane domain-containing protein, whose protein sequence is MKASIRKILSLIIPLFLGLGIIYYQYTTLSSEELQKIKICFQKADYLYIYLSLLISLFGYWSRAYRWKFSLNHLGYQTHFKNDFLTVCVSYLVNLTIPRSGEISRAALLKKYENVPFDKGFGTIVAERIVDLLLFLLFVGLAFVLQFEKLYAFICEKISIEKILLFIALGVLAGVGFILLWIYAEWKIIIKLKEKLSGLLEGMQSIYKMKDKWNYIFHSFFIWFSYLMMFYVTIYALPETASMSFDVVVMGFVFGSIAVGFTNGGLGAYPLAIAMIFSLYGISKDVGTAFGWLVWTSQTLLTIFLGLSSYLLLPILNKKIK, encoded by the coding sequence TTGAAAGCTTCTATTCGCAAAATTTTAAGTTTAATTATTCCTCTCTTTCTAGGGTTAGGTATTATTTACTATCAATATACTACATTAAGTTCTGAAGAATTACAAAAAATAAAAATTTGTTTTCAAAAGGCGGATTATTTATACATCTATTTATCACTTCTTATTTCTCTTTTTGGCTATTGGTCAAGAGCTTATCGATGGAAATTTTCATTGAACCATTTAGGCTATCAAACGCATTTTAAAAATGATTTTTTAACCGTTTGTGTGTCTTACTTAGTTAATTTAACTATTCCACGTTCAGGAGAAATTTCTAGAGCTGCCTTACTTAAAAAATATGAAAACGTGCCTTTTGACAAAGGTTTTGGAACCATAGTAGCCGAAAGAATTGTAGATTTATTACTATTCTTACTATTTGTTGGATTAGCGTTTGTTCTTCAGTTTGAAAAACTTTACGCTTTTATTTGTGAAAAAATCTCTATTGAAAAAATTCTATTGTTTATAGCATTAGGCGTGTTAGCGGGAGTCGGATTTATCCTTTTATGGATTTATGCTGAGTGGAAAATCATTATCAAATTAAAAGAAAAACTTTCAGGGCTTTTAGAAGGTATGCAAAGTATTTATAAAATGAAAGACAAATGGAACTATATTTTTCATTCATTTTTTATTTGGTTTTCCTATTTAATGATGTTTTATGTAACCATTTATGCGCTACCAGAAACAGCAAGTATGAGTTTTGACGTAGTCGTTATGGGATTTGTATTTGGCAGTATTGCCGTAGGTTTTACTAATGGCGGTCTAGGTGCTTACCCACTTGCTATCGCGATGATTTTCTCATTATATGGCATTTCAAAAGACGTAGGAACGGCTTTTGGATGGCTAGTATGGACTTCACAAACGTTACTTACCATTTTTTTAGGATTATCGTCTTATTTATTACTGCCTATTTTAAATAAAAAAATAAAGTAG
- a CDS encoding F0F1 ATP synthase subunit epsilon — protein sequence MILEIVSPEATLFKGEVTSVAVPGVNGEFQMLNNHAPIVSILTKGSVKINASQISIDPVHEAKFTKVNQQNYWLPIQSGTLEMKDNKVIVLAD from the coding sequence ATGATTTTAGAAATAGTATCGCCAGAGGCAACGTTATTTAAAGGAGAAGTTACTTCAGTAGCTGTTCCTGGAGTTAATGGTGAGTTTCAAATGCTGAATAATCACGCACCAATAGTGTCAATTTTAACAAAAGGAAGTGTAAAAATTAATGCTTCTCAAATTTCAATTGATCCCGTGCATGAAGCTAAATTTACGAAAGTGAATCAGCAAAATTATTGGTTGCCTATTCAATCAGGAACCCTAGAAATGAAAGACAATAAAGTAATAGTATTAGCCGACTAA
- the glmS gene encoding glutamine--fructose-6-phosphate transaminase (isomerizing), with the protein MCGIVGYIGHREAYPIIIKGLKRLEYRGYDSAGVVLYDGKDLKLAKTKGKVSDLEARVSKEITTNGSIGMGHTRWATHGVPNDVNSHPHLSNSGNLVIVHNGIIENYEPLKKELIKRGYTFKSDTDTEVLVNLIEEVQKKEKLKLGKAVQVALNQVVGAYAIVVFDKNKPDELVAARLGSPLAIGIGEEEFFIASDASPFIEYTSNAIYLEDEEMAIIRLHKPMKVRKIKDDSLVDPYIQELQMNLEQIEKGGYEHFMLKEIYEQPNVIKDTYRGRLLANKGIIQMSGIEDNLEKFLNAKRILIVACGTSWHAGLVAEYIIEEFARIPVEVEYASEFRYRNPIINKDDIVIAISQSGETADTLAAIKLAKENGAFVFGVCNVVGSSISRETHAGAYTHAGPEIGVASTKAFTTQITILTLIALRLAKAKGSMNHADYQRYLLELEMIPEKVQEALLTNESSKAIASIYKNATNCLYLGRGYNFPVALEGALKLKEISYIHAEGYPAAEMKHGPIALIDEQMPVIVIAPNKGHYDKVVSNIQEIKSRSGKIIAVVTKGDTQVKELADHVIEIPETSEALTPLLTTIPLQLLSYHIAVLRGCNVDQPRNLAKSVTVE; encoded by the coding sequence ATGTGTGGAATTGTAGGTTATATTGGTCATAGAGAAGCGTATCCAATTATTATAAAAGGATTAAAAAGACTTGAGTACAGAGGATATGATAGTGCTGGTGTGGTTTTGTATGATGGAAAGGATTTAAAATTAGCTAAAACAAAAGGAAAAGTTTCAGATTTAGAAGCACGTGTTTCAAAAGAAATTACAACAAATGGATCTATTGGTATGGGTCACACGCGTTGGGCGACACATGGTGTCCCAAATGACGTGAATTCTCATCCTCACTTATCAAATTCGGGAAATTTAGTGATTGTTCATAATGGAATTATTGAAAATTATGAGCCATTAAAAAAAGAATTAATTAAAAGAGGTTATACGTTTAAATCAGATACGGATACGGAAGTATTAGTAAATTTAATTGAAGAAGTTCAAAAAAAAGAGAAATTAAAACTTGGGAAAGCTGTACAAGTAGCTTTAAATCAAGTAGTAGGTGCTTATGCAATAGTTGTGTTTGATAAAAACAAGCCTGACGAATTGGTGGCAGCACGTCTAGGTTCGCCTTTAGCAATTGGAATTGGAGAAGAAGAGTTTTTCATTGCGTCTGACGCATCACCTTTTATTGAATATACCTCAAATGCCATATATTTAGAAGATGAAGAAATGGCAATTATTCGCCTTCATAAACCAATGAAAGTGCGAAAAATAAAAGACGATTCATTAGTAGATCCATATATTCAAGAACTTCAAATGAATTTGGAGCAAATAGAAAAAGGTGGCTATGAGCATTTTATGCTCAAAGAAATTTATGAACAACCTAATGTAATTAAAGATACGTATAGAGGTAGATTATTGGCAAACAAAGGCATTATTCAAATGTCGGGTATCGAAGATAATTTAGAAAAATTTTTAAATGCAAAACGGATACTAATTGTTGCTTGTGGCACTTCGTGGCATGCAGGATTAGTGGCTGAATATATTATAGAAGAATTTGCTAGAATACCCGTTGAGGTAGAATATGCTTCCGAATTTAGATACAGAAACCCAATTATTAATAAAGACGATATTGTAATTGCTATTTCCCAATCAGGAGAAACAGCAGACACGTTAGCCGCAATCAAATTAGCGAAAGAAAATGGCGCTTTTGTTTTTGGAGTTTGTAATGTTGTAGGATCTTCTATTTCAAGAGAAACACACGCTGGAGCTTATACACATGCAGGGCCAGAAATTGGCGTGGCGTCTACTAAGGCGTTCACGACACAAATTACAATATTGACGCTTATTGCATTGCGTTTAGCAAAAGCAAAAGGCTCAATGAATCATGCCGATTATCAAAGGTATTTATTAGAATTAGAAATGATTCCTGAAAAAGTACAAGAAGCGCTGTTGACAAATGAATCGTCAAAAGCTATTGCATCTATTTATAAAAATGCTACAAATTGCTTGTATTTAGGAAGAGGATATAATTTTCCAGTTGCCTTAGAGGGTGCTTTAAAACTAAAAGAAATATCGTATATCCACGCTGAAGGGTATCCGGCTGCAGAAATGAAACACGGACCTATAGCTTTAATAGATGAGCAAATGCCAGTAATAGTAATTGCACCAAATAAAGGACATTACGATAAAGTTGTGAGTAATATACAAGAAATTAAATCTAGAAGTGGTAAAATTATCGCTGTGGTAACGAAAGGAGATACTCAGGTTAAAGAATTAGCAGATCACGTTATTGAAATTCCAGAAACTTCAGAAGCATTAACACCGCTATTAACCACAATACCATTGCAATTATTATCCTATCATATTGCGGTATTAAGAGGGTGTAATGTGGACCAGCCTAGAAATTTAGCAAAATCCGTTACAGTAGAATAA
- a CDS encoding DUF4270 domain-containing protein: MMKTYFKILFLFLAFIFISCDKEFNTVGSDLIGDEHFVHDVDETATIKAYTVPTGEVQTNNLPTNPLGIYENDVFGTTKANFVTQLTLSTGNPDFGTNVQIENVVLYIPLFSTVATSSTDGSKTYTLDSIYAKNFILDQHIDDLDDKKFKLSVYENGYYLNTTDPNDDFLSNQKFYSDLDATINTWKKGHDGNGNSVANGMRLNDSPNASQNDQFYFNKNEIIVYKRKLINGNYVYVDANDVQLADQNDVSVRVVKERLAPGIYLELNKEYFKKKILQASSANIYNNNAFKEYFRGLYFQTEQISGVDPAMAMLNFSNAKLNIDYTSISTGATDASSKTFTITMGINAGANTVSLQQNNFSSDYITHLGSASNDISLPNNTVLGQNANLYLKGGKGSVVYIDLFGNNNIDAYGRSAELRQYREKGWLINDAYLTFFIDQNKMAALEKSEEPLRLYLFDATNQKALIDYTFDTSTNTNVKKSKVVHGGIIEVDANGKGTQYKIRITNYINNLFNSKEVDASKDINKNVRLGLCISETIATTSNYYYKTSKNLPNFQSQTTGQVQEVKYFPAASIMSPMGTVLHGTNATDAAKRLKLVINYTKPN; encoded by the coding sequence ATGATGAAAACATATTTTAAAATTCTATTTCTATTTTTAGCATTCATTTTTATTTCTTGTGATAAAGAATTTAATACTGTTGGTTCAGATTTAATAGGAGATGAGCATTTTGTTCATGATGTAGATGAAACGGCAACAATTAAAGCTTATACCGTTCCTACAGGTGAGGTGCAAACAAATAATTTACCAACAAATCCTCTAGGAATTTACGAAAATGACGTTTTTGGTACAACCAAAGCAAATTTTGTTACACAATTAACTTTAAGCACAGGAAATCCAGATTTTGGGACTAACGTGCAAATTGAAAATGTAGTTTTATATATTCCTTTATTCAGCACGGTAGCTACAAGTTCAACAGACGGATCAAAAACATATACATTAGATTCTATCTATGCTAAAAATTTTATTTTAGACCAACATATCGATGATTTAGATGATAAAAAATTTAAATTAAGTGTTTATGAAAATGGATATTATTTAAATACTACTGATCCAAACGATGATTTTTTATCCAATCAAAAATTTTATTCCGATTTAGATGCTACAATAAATACATGGAAAAAAGGGCATGATGGCAATGGAAATTCTGTTGCAAATGGAATGAGATTAAATGATAGCCCAAATGCTTCACAAAATGATCAATTTTATTTTAATAAAAACGAAATTATTGTTTATAAAAGAAAGTTAATAAACGGAAATTATGTTTATGTAGATGCTAATGATGTCCAATTAGCTGATCAAAATGATGTGTCGGTAAGAGTAGTTAAAGAACGTTTAGCACCTGGAATTTATTTGGAATTAAATAAAGAATATTTTAAAAAGAAAATATTACAGGCGTCTTCCGCTAATATTTATAACAACAATGCATTTAAAGAATATTTTAGAGGGTTGTATTTTCAAACTGAACAAATATCTGGCGTAGATCCTGCTATGGCTATGTTAAACTTTTCAAATGCTAAATTGAATATTGATTACACTTCCATTTCTACTGGAGCAACAGACGCATCATCAAAAACTTTTACTATAACAATGGGAATCAATGCTGGGGCAAATACAGTATCCTTACAACAAAACAATTTTAGTTCCGATTACATAACTCATTTAGGTAGCGCTTCAAATGATATATCTCTACCAAATAATACGGTTTTAGGTCAAAATGCTAATTTATATTTAAAAGGGGGTAAGGGCTCTGTTGTATATATTGATTTGTTTGGGAATAACAATATAGATGCATATGGAAGATCTGCTGAGTTAAGGCAATATAGAGAAAAAGGATGGTTAATAAACGATGCTTATCTTACGTTCTTTATTGACCAAAATAAAATGGCGGCTTTGGAAAAATCAGAAGAACCTTTACGATTATATTTATTTGATGCTACAAATCAAAAAGCATTAATTGACTATACTTTTGATACATCTACAAATACGAATGTTAAAAAAAGTAAAGTTGTACATGGCGGAATTATTGAAGTCGATGCAAACGGAAAAGGAACACAATACAAAATTAGAATTACAAATTATATCAATAACTTGTTTAATAGCAAAGAAGTGGATGCTTCTAAAGATATAAATAAAAATGTAAGATTAGGCTTGTGTATTTCTGAAACGATTGCGACAACCTCAAATTATTATTATAAAACAAGTAAGAACTTGCCTAATTTCCAGTCTCAAACAACTGGTCAGGTTCAAGAAGTGAAATATTTCCCAGCTGCATCTATAATGTCTCCTATGGGAACAGTTCTTCATGGAACAAATGCTACTGACGCAGCTAAACGATTAAAGTTAGTTATAAATTATACAAAACCAAATTAA
- the panC gene encoding pantoate--beta-alanine ligase, whose product MHLFNTKNALQTFLESLRKGRKIGFVPTMGALHEGHLSLLKKSLLENDFTVLSIFVNPTQFNNLEDLHNYPRTLENDLKLVREISSNIIVYAPSVEDIYEGKMQSFHYDFDGLEFQMEGKHRPGHFDGVGTIVKKLFEIVLPQNAYFGEKDFQQLQIVKKLVEKHRLNVTIIGCPIHRESNGLAMSSRNERLSEKARKEAAIIFQTLTEAKQFFQTHTVQETTTWVESIFNSNPNFTLEYFTLADEQTLVSIDEKIASQKYRGFIAVFIENIRLIDNLPFY is encoded by the coding sequence ATGCACTTATTTAATACAAAAAATGCTTTGCAAACTTTTCTAGAATCTCTACGAAAAGGAAGAAAAATTGGTTTCGTACCCACAATGGGGGCTTTACACGAAGGTCATTTATCTTTGCTTAAAAAATCTTTACTTGAAAATGATTTTACCGTGCTTAGCATTTTTGTAAATCCAACCCAATTTAACAACCTCGAAGATTTACACAATTATCCGAGAACATTAGAGAATGATTTAAAATTAGTTCGCGAAATCTCTTCAAATATAATTGTCTATGCACCATCGGTTGAGGATATTTATGAAGGTAAAATGCAATCTTTTCACTATGATTTTGATGGATTAGAATTTCAGATGGAAGGCAAACATAGACCAGGTCATTTTGACGGAGTGGGCACTATTGTGAAAAAATTATTTGAAATTGTTTTACCTCAAAATGCTTATTTTGGCGAAAAAGATTTTCAACAGTTACAAATCGTAAAAAAATTAGTTGAAAAGCACCGCCTCAATGTAACCATTATAGGTTGCCCCATTCACAGAGAATCTAATGGCTTAGCTATGAGTTCAAGAAACGAACGCCTTTCGGAAAAAGCAAGAAAAGAGGCAGCTATTATATTTCAAACACTAACTGAAGCGAAACAGTTTTTTCAAACTCATACTGTTCAAGAAACAACAACATGGGTGGAGAGTATTTTCAATTCAAATCCAAATTTCACATTAGAGTATTTTACCCTTGCAGACGAACAAACTTTAGTGTCAATTGATGAAAAAATAGCATCTCAAAAATATAGAGGCTTTATTGCTGTATTTATTGAAAATATCCGACTTATTGATAATCTACCTTTTTATTAA
- a CDS encoding glycogen/starch synthase, whose amino-acid sequence MTDKRILYVSSEVVPYLAENEVSLQSYELPKIINELGGQIRIFMPRYGNINERRHQLHEVIRLSGMNLVVNDMDMPLIIKVASIPKERIQVYFIDNDEYFKRKATFSDEEGVLYPDNDERAIFFAKGVVETVKKLNWVPDVIHVHGWMASLLPVYLKHYYKDEGIFEDTKIISSIYNQSFDGTLDVELIKKLAFDNLPEDAIALYESPTYENLMKATILHSDAILVASEELSSDLTKYIETSKKPFLPFEPKESFKETYINFIKKQVL is encoded by the coding sequence ATGACTGATAAGAGGATATTGTATGTATCATCTGAAGTAGTGCCATATTTGGCTGAAAATGAGGTGTCGTTACAATCATATGAGTTGCCAAAAATTATTAATGAATTAGGAGGGCAAATTAGAATTTTTATGCCTAGATATGGTAACATTAATGAAAGGAGACATCAATTACATGAAGTGATTAGGTTATCAGGGATGAATCTTGTTGTAAACGATATGGATATGCCTTTGATAATTAAGGTAGCTTCTATTCCAAAAGAAAGAATTCAGGTTTACTTTATTGATAATGATGAATATTTTAAAAGAAAAGCCACTTTTTCTGATGAAGAAGGAGTGTTATATCCTGACAATGATGAACGTGCTATATTTTTTGCAAAAGGAGTTGTTGAAACGGTAAAAAAACTAAATTGGGTTCCTGATGTTATTCATGTACATGGTTGGATGGCTTCGCTTTTACCTGTCTATTTAAAGCATTACTATAAAGATGAAGGGATTTTTGAAGATACAAAAATCATTTCTTCAATTTACAATCAGTCATTTGATGGTACGTTAGACGTGGAACTTATTAAAAAATTAGCTTTTGATAATCTTCCAGAAGATGCTATTGCTTTATATGAAAGTCCAACGTATGAAAATTTAATGAAAGCAACTATTCTTCATTCTGATGCTATATTAGTAGCGTCTGAAGAATTGTCCTCAGATTTAACAAAATATATAGAAACATCAAAAAAACCTTTTTTACCTTTCGAGCCTAAAGAAAGTTTTAAAGAAACCTACATCAATTTTATAAAAAAACAGGTTTTATAA